tttgaccgtaaatttaaccaacgagaccgactgcggcgggagcaaaaatcaTACCACCGGAATTCAATGGTAtgatttttgctcccgccgcagtcggtctcgttggttaaatttacatTCAAACTTGAATCTCGGAAAGCGCGgggcgcactacattgtggaacggagggagtatggtttGGTTGCAAGAAAATGCGGCAGAACCCTCTGTCTGTCTGGCGAGAGTTGAATTTTTCGCGGGGAAGAACATGGCGGAAATACATAGATACGTTCTTAACAAACATCTCCGTGAGTAAATAAGTCCAGCGTTCGGCGAGCTTAATTTACCAAACAATTCATATGTCGCAGTCGATCCATTCTCTTGAAGTCGATTTGACAGTGATCTGCTCTTATCATGTGCTTTCGGAACGTAAAGGGAAAAGCGTTCCAGAGTAACAACATCTAGCATCGAGCACAGACGTGCGTGCGTTGCGCACGAACAACCACAGAATGGAATTTCATACTGCACATCACATGCAGAGAAACCAAATGCCATTCTGCTCCAACCCAAATTAGGTGTTAAAACCAGGTGGCATCGATCAATTCTTTTTCTCCACGGAAGAATCAAATGGAGCCATCGAGATAGCTATACGTCTGCAGCAGCTTCACGCATCTTGGGTACATCAAGCAACCACTCATGTGTGGCTTCCCTGTTTAGCTGTTCTGCTCTGTTTCAGGAGCACACACAGGGAGTTCAGACTTCAGAGAAAGTAGCACGAACAATGGCAGCCTAACATTTTGCTTACGGAATCACGTATGTATGTGGTCATTGACAATTCAAATAGGCGGGAGACTGCAGCAAAAGTTGATCATCATCTACTATCGCCCAAGAAAAGATAGGTTTGGCTGCATCTAACCTTTGAACAACGACAGAGAACTATTTCCTGtcaaaaacttttatttttgtttcgAGGGACAACAAGTATATTCAGCTTAGCCCTCATGGCAAAGAAAGTTAGAAGTCTCAAGTCCAAGTCGTCGTGTCAGACGGAGCTCGGTCTTCTCCGCCTCCATGTGGGTGATGTCTCCTAGTGCACATACATTCGTTCTAGTCAAGTTCTGTAGGTTGTAGATAGAAGCCTGATGATGGATCCATTCAAACCTTTTCGGTCTGTATTCAAACCGCATTGATCTCAAGAGCTTACCGCATCTACAACCGGGCTGAGCTAATTTGGCCCCTCAAACGCCGGTCTCTCGGTGTGTCCATTTTGAGCCCCTTCAGAAATCAGAAGCTACACAtggcgccatcgagctagctataCATTTACAGTAGCTAGCTAGCTTCACGCATCTTAGACTTGAGGTACAACCGAGCTAGCTATCTATCGATCGAGAAAGCGATGTGCCAGCCAGGTTCTCAAGAATTTTCCGTCGACTCACGTAGCCATCCGGAGATATTCCTCCCGACCTAACAAGTCCAACGATTTCGTCCAACGCAACCAGTACGCACGCGCTTGCCCGTTTTGTCTTTTCTCTGCGTGGGCTTCTCTTTTCACTTGTTCCGTTCTGTTTCTGCAAGCCAGCATCAGGTGCCAGACACACACGGAGTTCAGACTTCAGAGAACTCTCAACAAGCAACAACATGAACGGCGACAGCCCAGTTGGCGGCGGCTGACAAGTGGGCCCGATCACGTATGTAGCCATTCCGGTTACTATTGTTGAAGGAAATATAAGCATGGCATCTAACCTTTCAACAACGACAGTCGACAGAGAAAGGTTTCCTGCCACTGAGTAGTGAGTACTACTAGTAGCTGATGACGATGTATTATCCTTTGGGGCGAAGAAAGTTATATGAAGTCCCAAGTCCAAGTCGTCGTCGTGTCAGGCTAAGCTCGTGGTTTTTCTCCGCCTCCATGTGGGCGATGTCTCCAGCACCGCTGCACACAAGTCCGTTCTAGTCAAGCTCTGCAGGTCGTAGATAGGAGCCTGATGGATCCATTCAAACGTTTCCGGTCTGTGTTCAAACAGCGTTCATCCCAAGAGCTTACAACCACATGACCAAGAGGCGGGCCACGCAGGGAAAACGATTATTAGGCCTCTTTTGAATGCAGGATGCGTAAAAACATGGAAATAGAAAAGAAGAAACACCCATATAAATAGAATGTCGTGGCATGTTTAATTTGACAGAAATTGAGAACACTGGAATGTCAtgtgtaagagcaactctagcagaccccgcaaaacgccggtccgcaaaacgcgtttgcagtttgcGCAAAACTGCTTTTGCGGGCCGGCGAGGGCtagcacagatgcagaccccccaaacggacccgtaaaaaagtatatttgCGGAATAtatttttttacgggtcggctatgcgGGTTTTGCTCGGGCAACAGCGCAACGACCCGCAAACAGAAGAACTGTAAATCTGAAATTTGTCATAGGGTTTCACAAACAAGTTCAAATTTAAATGACATAAACAGTTTGCGCGCAAATAAAAGCGAAGTTCATTACGCAAAAGAGGGCATGCAAAGGTATGCGCCCATGTCCGGCATCATTTTGGGGGTCGATCTTCGCTCCGCGCCATGgagtccatcttgaagttcatcggcgccaccgtagccacctccgtcgcttgttccaactcccgcaccgaaatcatccacattgccaccatatggagcagagaaaacatcacCGGAACTGGCAGACGGACCGGTCGAGgcgaccattctcctcttcaagatctctctccttgccatatcatgccatgttttggtgacgtcgtccatgtcattgcggttcattgacatgatcttgttctcttcggcgagcaacaaTGACAGCGATTTGTTTTCAGAGGCGCGTGCTTTTCTCTCCTCGATGGCAGCTCTGCGCAATCCCTCTTCCTTGAGCGtttgccatttttcttgcttcttttttgccttcttttcggccaactctttcttgatctccaacgacttcaacaacatcaactcgtttgattgcaccatggcatcaatcttctccctcaagctcgatgcttcttgctctctTTTTATCTTCTCTctagtcttcttgtcgccatcgcgcttgttcaaatttcttgggccatcatcatcctcatcttcgtccatgtttgtaagtgagcctctctttggtggggactctttgtcgatcaacttccacttgtcgcacttttggagcaactcccaacaatgctctaatttgaagaatctgccttccaaagcttccatgtccttgtatcTATGTTGAGCAATCTTGTCCTACACAATGTGAACAAAATGATGCAATCATTTTTCGTGAtacattatgatgatgcacaacttgaacaaaggcaaagcaaactcacatagtcggactccacggtgccacttggaggtgccttgcgtacttgctccaagcaagctgcccaacggctgcacataggcttgatgTTCTCCCAACGACCTTGAAGAGACCGAAATGTGCGTGGAGTCTTATTGGGGTAGTTTTTcataatgcggaagtattgatcttcaatcctttgccaatatctcttggaGGTTTGATTagtacccgtgcatgcatcaagagacaccgcactccatgctttTCCCAGAtagtgtagttcttcgatctttggcTTTTCCCAGTTTTTGCTTGTGAATtctcaaacgcttccgcttcgatctccgccaagtcatccgcacaaccatgatcgtccacgccgccctccgtttcattgtagtcgaaaggttcgaaaggggcttgatcaatgtcaaccgcgttcgtgtccaacaagttcacgaactcggttgttgcattgttcgaaccaccgctatagcgaacgataacaagtcacgagctatcgaAAACAATGGTGAAAATGAAAGAGAATCGCCGAAGTCCGAAGAgatataccttccggccatttcgtcgaacacctcgctcgcggggggagcggcaccgttgaacggcatcgccggagcacctccttgcggggggatggagtgagaggttgaagaagatggctTCCTTGAAGTCGGAACCTTCCTCCGCTTTGCAcccgcggccttgccggccttctccgccgccggccgggaTCGCACAGCGGCATtggcgcccggagcgcgggccatcgcggcgggggcagccggattcccgccctgcacaaccacgttgccctgccgcttgcgggcaggcgcgaCGTGTGCTTGGGCGACGCCGGCAgggccaacatggccggcgacgagatccgcccgaggggaaggggcgtgcgcgacctcgacggtgacgggggacagcatggggtcgtccatggcggcgagggacggccggggaggagcagccggagctttcggagggggggggggcaatggtggcggagggtgcgCGGAAATGTCCCTCCGGCCAAATCTCGCGCCGGATGGGGGttgagctcgggtcggcctcccaaCCCGTGAAGATAGAGCTTGGGGGAGAAgatttgccgcgccccgcaaaaatTTTTGCGGGCTGGGGCCGGATGCGGGGTCTGGTCGTGCAGATTTTTGGCCCCGATCCgcaatttggcggttattttgcgggctggggcgttttgcggggtctgctagagttgctctaatagATGCCATTTGTTGCATCGGTAGAAGAACACGAAAAAAATTCTGCAATATTAGATGGATGACATACTTGTCATTGGAACAAGCAAAAAAAGCCCACGAGGTTACTGTGTCGATGGAAATTTTCTTTTATAATTGCATGTAAATAGTCGTAGACAAAATTTCTATAGTTTTCAGTCCTACAAATCAAAACAAGATATCcctcaaagaggccctagctttgcCAAACTGCATAGATCTCTTTCGCATGCCTCTGTCTACACAAGCCATTCAGCAGTTCCAAGAGCTCAACGCTGCTTTGCATCAAATTCCAACAACAGCGTTAGACATTTGGTACTATCCCTGGAAGAAGGGGAAGTTCTCTTCCATGCAACTGTACAAGTGGATTCACAATATTTGGAAATGTGCTACAATGCTTAGATGCAAAATCTTCTTTTGGCTGCTGCTGTATGTTCGAGTTAGCTCCAGGAACCTGCTCCAAAGGAAAATTATCTTCCTCCAAGTTCTGGGACTGTTTTTTTGCTCTCCATCAAATtccaacactgaagaaactgatctCCTTTGTTCTGGGACTTTTTTTTTCTCTAGAATGTTGGAACTCCATTATTCCCACTAGAAGAAGAGGCATTTCTCTGCTTGATGAAGTCCTACTGACACTTAGGCTCTTTCCCCCAAGTTTGCAATGGATATTCTCATCATGGGCTGCTATATTTGGTGCTGTGCAATAGCATCTGTTGATTTACACAGCCAAAAGATGTTCCATTGCTAATTTCTTTGTAACTCTCTGCCTCGTAATCATTTCCAATGAATCTCAAGGAGTGGTGGAGCTGATATAGTACAGTATTTGTTAGCTTGTTGATTCAACAAGAGTCTGCTACCAGTTTCATGATTCATCTCAACTCAAGTAGGTTCAAATTTGTTGGAATCTCTGAATTTTTGGGATCACATCGTTTGTTATCTGAAGATTTCCAGTTTCATATAAAGGATAGGATAAAATTCCAGCAAGACATGACACATATTCTCTACAAGTGTGACATTTTTGCAGATCTACATGCAAAAGTGCTTGCATCATGGCACACTGAAATTACATGCATCACTGACAGGAAAACCAACATTTCTCCCATTCCTCCATAAGCCAGGCGGGATAATAGATATAACAAAACTATAATGCGGTCCTTGCACATGAAGCCCTGCCACTTATGCAAGTACGACATCGCCGCCATTATCTACAGCATGCAGGGGATGTTGCCATTTTGCTTCAAAGTCCTCCAAGTACTCTCTGCTGTTGAGCTCTGTCAACCTGTAACAACACAAGCAAATGAAGCAGGCAAAACAGGTTTCAGACGAAACTGAAGTTCAGAATAAGAGCTGATATAACCTCCTAAAGCACGACCCTCATTACCTGCTAATCGTACGATCTTTGGCGAATCCTAGCTCATTGTCCACGCAGAGATCGGGATCGTCACTTTTCTGCGAGCGTGAAGATCTAGGTGAACTTTTTTGTGCTTCAGCGACCGTCACGACATTCTCGAATAGCTCTATTGGCTCGGCCTCGGCTGTGCATAATAGCCTCCCCTTGTTCTCATACATAACCTGAAAAACATTAGCGCCGTCAGAGACAAGATTCTTTGTGCTGCCAGTATACAGTATACATGCATATTAGTAGAATATTTTAGATCAAAAATGGAAATTGATTGCAATTGTCCAGCTTTTTTATATAACTATAGGGTACCACTAGCTTCAGGAATCTGGACTAGGCTCTTTAAAAATGCAAAATAACGAAGTGCGCTACTACTACTAAGGAAAGTGTACATCTATCGAGCCTGTAAGTTTCAGGTCTTCAAGGTGTCCAGTTCCAAATTAGAATGGAGGGATGTCTAAACAGTAAACACAAGGCTAACGCAAGATTAAAACATAAAAGATGACAGACTAAGGAAAGATGGAACATACATCAACCAATGTGACAAACCGATATGCTGCTGTTCTGTTATGATATCCAAACTTAGGGACACCTTCAACTGCAAGGGTGTGAAACTTCTCTGCACATTAACATTTTGGTGTCAGTTAGATCACATCAAGAGCAGCATTGTGTAATCCGTAACTGTGGAAACTGCACTGAACAACTATACTTACTAAATAGCCCGAAATAGTCTGCTGCGCCTATAGGTCTGTCACAAAGATCTTCAAACTGGAAATATGCACATCCATTTGCTCCCAGTGGGACCTGCATAACCAAGGTTCAAGAATTACAGAGTGATTACATGAAACAAAAGTAGCCAACTCTGAATATCTAACTTCCAAGACCTCCAAATGTCGTCCCATAACGACTTCGACTGTTTGAGGAGTAGGTTCCTCATCTCCAATCAAAGATTGGAATTTCTGTTTAAGAACTGTACTGCATTCGCTTCCAATAAAATAGAAACCTTCTCCAGCCTGCTCATAAGATTAAAGATGTCATGAAAGggaaaactgaaaaaaaaacacTGATAACTTCCGAAAGTAGGCAACATACTGAACCCAGTTGACGGTAGTCTACTGCAGAGCCAATGGGGTGCGAAATGCACCTTTCCTGCAACAATCCACAAAAATTAACATGAGTACACTAGCAGAGTGAACTTCAGACAGCAGAGAAACTGACAAATAAAACAACACATACTTTCAAGGTGTCAATGAACGGTAAGAAAAGGTTTCGCTGCAAGCCACCTTCGTATAGCTGATCGGGAGCACGATTAGAAGTCGAAACTAGAACCTGAGCACAAATAACCATGCAAATCAATCAATGCTAAATATCAAGGTATTCTTGTGTGAATATAAAGGTTGTTTCAGTGCATAAGAAAATGGAAATGCAGTGGTCACATACAACGCCTTTGCTGAACAGATGTCTGAACAGACGGTTCAATATCATAGCATCAGCAACATCAGTTACCTGTAAAGTATGTATCGGATGTGTTAGGAAACGAGCAGGAAAATTAATACAACTATCACAGTAAGGATACACATACCATAAACTCGTCAAGACATAATATTATGGCTTCATCTGAAATCTCAGCTGCTACCATATCAAGGGGATCTGAAACACCTTTATGCATCTGCATGTAGATGACCGTTTATGAAGAGATCTAGACTGAAGAAGAAAGATGCATATCTCATAACCACAAAAAATACCTGCAGGCGACTATGAACATTCAACATGAAATCGTGAAAGTGAATTCTCTTTTTCCTCCAATTAGCTGGCCTGACAAGAAGCAGTACCGTCAGGATAGCAATGGATTATTGAAGAAATGCATAGAAGGGGAAATATGTGCAAGTACCAAGTTGTTGTCTAGTTAATACCACATAGCAAAAGAACCATAGGAAGATAGGCTACAGTTTATTTTCCAGGCATCTTCATCAGAACTTGACACCATTGGTTCTGTTGATTAATAAAACTACAATGATCACCACTGGTTCCTAAcagtttggaagtttgaacttagACAGTAAATGGAGCCAACAGCTTGTCAACTGCTTCTAGGCATGTCTCAAAATTACTATGACTGTCTATGAAGAGATCAAGACTTCAGTATGTACGACTAAATTCATGAAAGAAAAGAAAATTACTGTTACTACTTGTGTGTATTGGATTCACAAGTCATTTGTCTTAAAAAATGTGAAGAACATTGAAAAATGAATAGAATAACTTTGGCCTGTATAGTTGCATACGAATGTGAACTGTTATATGAACATATTCAGGTAAATCAATCTAATAGAAGAGCACTAAATGTACTTCTGAACTGATACACCGCCATGAATATATCTGGTGACATGTTCAGTACTAATGCACTTTCAAGTTCGTGATTTTGTTATCTTAAAGCAGCACAAAATAAGTCCAAAAATGTTATAATTGATTCACTTACAGTTGCTCATAGAACAGGTCCATAAGCATCGTCTTCCCTGTACCGACCCCTCCATATAGATACAATCCCTTTACTGGTGATTGGGTAGAAGGCTGAGCAATGAGGCGAGACCATAGCCACCTTCTCCTGTCAAACATAAACCACTAGGGTTAGGATCACTCTGATCAGTCCCTTGCTTACTATGTGAATTCACTGCTTTCAGATCACGCTTACCTTCCAGATTTCTCAGATGACTGATATCTATCGAGCTGGCAGGCTTCTTCATTCTCTACAAGATCCTCATAAAGCCTTTGTAATTGCTGAATCGTGTCAACCTGCGTCAATAGGTAAAAGTTCAGAAGAATCGTCAGTAAAACACTCAAGGTAATCATGCAAGAAAAACATTGATCAGGTCCAATTCAACAACCTGAAAGCTATCACCATCTACAAGATCTCCTGATGCAATTCTCTTCTCATATTCCACCATGGGACCACCTCGTGGAACATCTGAGGAAGTAATCAAGTTGATTCAAATGCCTCCAGCAGAAAATAAGAAAGCTTTCGTGCATAAAAAATGTAACAGAAATAAAACCTTTAATCGAATCAGCCGCGGCAGTGGAGAACATGTTCCTCAGTGACTCCACAGCTGGACTCACAAATCTGCCATGTTCATCATCATGGCGCACGGTGCACAGTGAACGGGATGCGGAACCACGCAAGATGAGCACGTTCTGCTGCCTGGTCAGTCTGTTTATTGGTGCGCGCCCCTCTGCATGGTGCCGCGCCAAACGGCGAAGCTGGCGTAGCGAGCGAGCTACCGCTGCTCTCATCTTCCTCGATGTACTTTCTAGGCCAACTCAATCAACGGGCGAAGTTATGGAAGCTGTAACAATCATAGCAGAACAAGAAGCCATTAGAAAACAAATAGGGAGCTTCTCCTAATCAGTGCTGGGCCATGTGGTGGAAGATGCAAACTCCATGTGGGACTGGAATATACAGGGAAAATCTCAAAGTAAACTGATAGGTTGGGAGCATGAAAGGCTACCGCGAAAATGAGACGGAAAGGGTGGCCAGTAATCAAGTGGAATAATGCAACTGCTGCAGGCCGCTTTCCAAGCCCATCCAAGGGATAAAAAAGAAGCCGTGAGCTCTCAGAGTGTCGTGTCAATGGCCTATTGATTCCAAGGAATAAAAAAGAGGCTTTAGGCGTTGCTAATCAGCTGCGTTTGGGTCCAAGGGAAACTCGCATCAATCAACTACACAGTAGGAAATTAATACTACAGCAAGATGAATTATTGGTAATTTTTTTGCGAGGGATAATAATCATGAGTCATCAGGGAATTAAAAGCGAGATATATCATAAAAAAATCCTGGAGCAGGGAGCTGAAGGGTAGAAGAAGCTCCATGAGGGTGGGAGCAGTTAGAAATCCAGAAAATCTGGAGCCCCAACATTTGGGGAGGGGAGCCACCGCGGGCGGAACAGCAGAAGAAAAGGGATTTGTGGCACCTACCCAATGTTTTCGGCGGCGTTCCTGACGGGAGCGGGAACCCCGTCGCCCGCGGCGTGGACGGCTGGTCGGTAGCTGCCTCTCCCcgacctccggcggcggcgaacggcCTTGGCAATCCAATCCAATCGTAGGAGAAGAGAAGAGAAGCGTGAGGACAATAACCAACAGAGACGCGCTAAAAGAGGGAGGCGCAACCAATGGAGGAACCGAGGCCGgacggcagaggaggaggagaaggcagtACCGAATCGAAGCCTGGCGGAATCAGGCGGCAGGAACCCGCCGGCGGAGTGGACAGCGACGTCGCCTGGCCGCCGCGTCGGGTCGCCGCGCGGAGAAGAGGATTAttcctggctggctggctggctctcCTGGGGATGAGGGGGCAAGAGGATGGGAAGTGGGGCGGCTGCGAGGCTCCAAGTCTCCGGCGACGAGGAGAAAAGAAACAGGCAAAGGGGATCGGGAACGGGATGAGAAACGTGAGCTGGAATTGAGTTGGTGCTCCGCCGCGTGTTGTGTTTTGTTGCTTGGGACAATGAATGAATGAATTGAATAGAATTAGTCGTCCCAACCGTGTTGGACTCGTCCTCGTCACCTCCTCGTGGCAGGACGTGTGCCGGCGGCACACTACTCGGCTTCTTCTTTCGCTTGCGTCACGGACGAGATTAACCCGATCTTGGATTTTTTTTCTCTCTATActagcaactccaacggggcgacccatttcATTCGCTggcatccgtttgggtcggcgcggacacaaaagtCGGTCCAACGCGCCGACCCGAACGGACGCACGTCTGCTTTTCGTCCGCGAGCGACTCAATCCCGGCCTATTTTTGAGCCACGAGACAGACGCGCTCGCCTTCTCCTCCCCcaggcccgctggtcggtggcacattgacCTCCCCCTCATCCAACAGcaaccctcgcccgcctccttcgtcACCGACGCCGCGGCCCATTTTTTCCTGCGACTCTGACAGCTGTCGGCGCCTCAACATCCGCTCAGCAACGCTGCCAACTCCCACGTCGCCTGCCACCGCCGTCTTGCCGCCGGGGAGCCGATTGCTTCCAACCCCCGCTCCCCCCCCCCGACACAGCTGTGAccgcgaccaagaagccgcctcgccgccccagccAGATcctattgtgaagacaatccccaaccctgtcggagagaagaggaaaagatttgcccaagagcaagagagtgctaggaaggatgtcgagcgtgcctttggtgttttgcaacctcgatggggcatcgtccggtatcctgctaatacctaaagcacgcagaaactgtgggagatgatgactgcttgtgtgatcacgcacaacatgatcgtagaagacgagcgcccggaacgtctgtacgatcaaggatttcagtttcagggtgacaatgttgtgcctgagcatgcaggagcggcaacgtttgaacagttcgCCCAATTTCGTCATGACATGCGTGATTggaaaactcacgtgcaactgcaaaatgatttgattgagcatatgtgggctcatgttggcaaccaatagatatgTCTTCTTTATCCAacttgcaaaactatgtgagacatttttatttttattgggcttgtaaaactatgctattTTATTCGGTTCAAACTATGTTATTTGGCTATATGTTTAAATGCAAAATTAATGCGAAAATGAGCTATTCGTTGAAAtagggcggccagccggccacgccggcACATATGGGTCGACACGTTAGGCGCGCTGCCGACCCATATCTAAAACAAAGCGGACGCCGAGCAGGCggctgacccaaacggacaaaaagcggaagAAATCGCCGTCCATTTTGattggcccgttggagttgctctcagACCAGTCTGTGAGCATTGATGCCCAAGACGCTAAACGGCCGGATTTTCATATAAACCGAAAAAAAATCATGTAAACACGGTGGATCTCGTCGTTACATTTCGGAAATATACTTCAACTAAAAGCGGAGTTCGTACGACTCTGAAGGTATAATTTCAGACATACTTCTGCTCTAAAACTAATCTAAATGACCGTCGGTGTCCGTCCCCATGTCTggccatgagccccgagaactgaaGCTCCGGCACTTGTCTTTGCCTTTTCGAGTTCCGTGTCGGTGCTCTCCAGCTTTGCCTTCGCAATCTCCGCCCCCGCAGAGTGAGCGACTAACCGGCCGCCGATTATTAGCCCGCCAAGCTTGGCTTCGGGCGGAGGGGAAgagtggtggccttcctgggaTACGGGCGACGGTGtcctaccatgcactactcttcctcaTTGTCAGCGGCGTCCGCGGACGtgtcggcttcgtggtcgtggcggggGGCGCGGCCTCGGCGGAGCCAACAATGTCCTCTTCATCCGTCGCCTCGTTGAACTCCTTGTAGGCGCCTCCAGTTCCGCCTTATGCTGGCAGTACCGCCAGCGGACGAGGCGAATCTGGAGCAGTAGGACTCGAGCAACGCCGCCTGCTTTGCCATGTCCGCGTCCGGTGCGATCTCCCTACCGGCGTTAAGCTGCTCCTCCGCCTGTTGGTGCTCCTGGAGAAGCTGGAGGTTGTAGGCCGCATCGGCCTGCGCCtcactgatggtcatggtgcaatgcaccggcgagtgTGGCGCCCACGAGGAGGGTGCCGATGGCTCGTCCTCGGCCATGTCCTCCATTGTGACGTCGTCGGCCTCCGGTTGCCTGTCGGCATCTCCTTCTGCTCCGGCGACAGTTCGTCTCACAGAGTTTTGGAGCACGAGG
This DNA window, taken from Triticum aestivum cultivar Chinese Spring chromosome 1D, IWGSC CS RefSeq v2.1, whole genome shotgun sequence, encodes the following:
- the LOC123182914 gene encoding AFG1-like ATPase produces the protein MRAAVARSLRQLRRLARHHAEGRAPINRLTRQQNVLILRGSASRSLCTVRHDDEHGRFVSPAVESLRNMFSTAAADSIKDVPRGGPMVEYEKRIASGDLVDGDSFQVDTIQQLQRLYEDLVENEEACQLDRYQSSEKSGRRRWLWSRLIAQPSTQSPVKGLYLYGGVGTGKTMLMDLFYEQLPANWRKKRIHFHDFMLNVHSRLQMHKGVSDPLDMVAAEISDEAIILCLDEFMVTDVADAMILNRLFRHLFSKGVVLVSTSNRAPDQLYEGGLQRNLFLPFIDTLKERCISHPIGSAVDYRQLGSAGEGFYFIGSECSTVLKQKFQSLIGDEEPTPQTVEVVMGRHLEVPLGANGCAYFQFEDLCDRPIGAADYFGLFKKFHTLAVEGVPKFGYHNRTAAYRFVTLVDVMYENKGRLLCTAEAEPIELFENVVTVAEAQKSSPRSSRSQKSDDPDLCVDNELGFAKDRTISRLTELNSREYLEDFEAKWQHPLHAVDNGGDVVLA